The sequence GAGCCCTGAGAGCACATTTCCtataatatgaaaattatatattcAGTTAAACGTTGGAGCTCATGTCGGCCAAATAATGCCAAatttaaaagtaaaaattaaagagtaaaaaaaaaaaatttctcactgGAGACTTGTCCAATAGAATGAAGATGAAAGAAAGCGAGCAGTGAGTCGCTCCGATTGTtgggtaaaaataaataaaatggggATGAGGCAGAGAAAGGGGAAAGAAAAGAGAAGGACGGGCTGCCCTCGCCACTGTACATGGGTAATTGGTTTACCTGCTTGCCGACGAAGGGAGAGAATAAGAAGGAATGAATACAGGGGCCCTGCAATATACGTCGAAGAGTGCACACGAGTACGTGAAAGTCAACCGGTGGACTTTCAGGGTCGCCTCTCCTGTACCCACCTCGTCCTCCTgacgttttttttcgttcttatACGGCGGAGTGGGTTCAACCGCGCGGGAGTTTTCTGTTCCAATCGTGTCCGTAACCAAGAGGGATTCGGTGATTCGGCATCAACCGCGAAACATCACGTCGCGACCAGTTTATTATTTACCAATTcactttattaataataaaaaatcttgTAAATCGATACAACAATTGTTGATAATAATTTAAGATATTCGATACAATGACATCACGTTTGTGGAATACGTGGACGAAAGAAGAATCGGAGCTTCGATCACCGGTTTATCGCAACGACGAGGACGATAATTGGTCAAAAAATGTGCACAATCGTGTGCCGAGAGATTCGTCACCGCCGATACACAAAAACGGTcaatttaatggaaatataataaaggTTAATTATCGACTTGAGCCCTGGATGTGCAACGATCTTGTGAGGAACGATGCAACGCTGAGGCACTCCAAGGGCAGTGGTTCAATGACAGATGACAATGATAGAGTCGTTGGCGCGAGACTGATGAACGGTAAGTCAAGTGCAAGCAACGGTTCAGGAATACAGGTCAAATATGCAGCTGATGATTTGTCAGAATTATACGACAGCAGTGGGTTTGGAAATGAAAGAAAGAGCTGTAGAATCAAAAGATTGACCGATAAGATTGAGAATTTAGAGTACAAAGGTCGCATTGAGAGTAATGGCCTACAACGTGAGCATTTAAAACAGGAGAATCCCTTTATGTTAAAGGATGAGAGAACAAATTGTGATTTCAATCCCAGAAGGCCATCTGGAAGGGAAAACGAGAGTACATTCGTGAGCTTAGTTGGCAAGGGCTACAAGGATATTTATTCCCAGAGATTCAAATATACTAAGGATTTACCCGATCGCCAAGTAAAAAATACATTGAATGATACGTATAGTAAGTGCATAAtacatgataataataataaaaaatttgatgaagaaCATTCACATAGAAGAGTTAACGACGATGATTCCACTGGGCAgtttaaaaaatacgaaagaAATATCAAAGAGGCACAAAAAGACATTGATCTAGTCAAAAAAAGCAGACGGAATGCGGTAGGAAATAAACTCAGTAGAAAAAGTTCATTTGAATATGAACCCAGAAGCGGGCAGGCTATTGACAAGCCCTTTGAATCGTCACGCTCATCGCCAAGAAACTGGGATGCAGGTTACGACGGAGATGCAGTTGATAATTCATTATCTAGGGCAAGTAACAGAGATCATCACTTGGCAAATAAATCGTGTGAACATGGCAGCGAACATGTTACGAATAAATATGATGCTAAGATGAATGATCGACATTCGAGGCCGTTAACACCACCTACAACATTGGTGAATCACGAGGTCAGCCATAATTGTACGATAAATTCATgtgttttttcattaaaaggcccttacaattattttactaagaataaatgtaaaaacaaAGCTCACAGGACGTCCTGTGATTCATCATGCATTGATAGAGAATTATCACGGAATTCGGACGATGAGTCTCCAGAGGGCGAATGCACCAAGAGATTTAGTGATAATCACAGGGAAAATCGGAACAACAGTAATTTTACCACGATTGAGAGAAATGGAGCAACAGTCATTCGTATTCGAAAGAGTTCAGTCAGTCCCGTCATTagagatgaaatgaaattcaattgccCATCATCAAGGGCTGAATCGGAAATTATATCGAGGCAATTTACCGACGAAGAGGAGGATTCAGAGAACTGCcacgatttttttaacaatcaaaAAAGAGAATCTGCAGAATCATCTCAGTGTCATCATCTCAATTTGGTATTAGTACTTTCCAATTCATATCTTAAAGTTCAATAACcgaaaatttaaattctacttatattttccattatcCGATGTCTAGGAATATTATGCACACTGGGTGACGCTTCGATGTACGAAAGAAGAGAATGaccgagagagaaaaaatcagtTAACAAACCGCCCACTtgatttatatatatatatatatcgagAAACATCGCGTAGGTTATATCCTATAGCAACACTCGTACGATTCAACTCATGAGAAAGCTTTTTTTATGTCGGTTGCACGGCTAAGTCGCCGTTATAATCAATGTAATTTTGAGAAAGTGTCGTCTTCCATGTCCTTATAGTGCATAAGTCTCAATactcattatttcattttttcgaacatgtaaaaatattttttgttgcgGGAATTGAATTCAACGCTATCATAAATTGACAATTATTTATGAGATAAGAAAAGTCAAATGGAAAGTACCATCAGttggaattgaaattaacgAATCATTACGTGAATCTTAAGATCTGTTCCGTAATTCCCGTTGGAATATTTCCTCGAGTTTAATTAGTCGTTATAGAAATAAAATAGCACATTTACGCACTCACATATTTGTTTGGTTAAATTGAgaggttttattttcaatccaaAGTCATCTTTTCCAGCTGGTGCGTTAACATTCGGTTCTGGAAGAGATAATTCCTCCTTGCGGTATACGTGAAATGTTTTGTGATTTTTGCAGGTCATTTCTCTGCGTgcaattgaaatattaaattacttGTTGTACTTGGACAGCGATCAGATTTTCATTTAACACGTTACAACCAATGGATCGGAAACCTGGAggggattaattaaataagTGAATTCGAAATTCAGCCACCTAGGTGATATTTGGCCACGTCGAGAACCCAGTCCCTGTGGGCGTACAGACCATATTCGGACAATGGCTGTCAAGTCTATTACTTACTTTTTAATACCTTGTTTATACCACCAAATTTTTATACCCTCTCCCTGTGTCGTATTCcacttttttaaaaacaaaaaatactcACTAAGATCATATGTTGTTCCCATCGCTCCTTTCTCTCGTTAttgttttatcaataaattttatgctTTAGACTGTACGAATAACAGACCTTGAGGATGGCCAGCCGTGTTTAGAGTGCGGCGAGACATGTCCTGGTTTTTCACCGCATAACTGGAGGTAAGGAGAATACAATGAAGAATTCGTTCACGGGATAATTATTCAAgctattaattgaatttattcgggtttatagtttttaattttattcccaaTAAAGGGGAATGTGCTTTATTTGACCATTAACAGCAGTTAGCAATTACTGAATCGATTGGCTGACATTTTTGTCGATTAAATGCAGACGAAGCAGAATTGTATATATGAAAGTTGCGCCTATAAGCGATTATTAAATTTCGAGAGTATATAATGTAATGTGATGTTCAATACTTGATGTGTGACTTTGCCTCAGTTTATTTTCAAGAGTTCAATGTGAACATTATTAACTGAGCAAAAGCCGTAAATTATTCTAAAGGATGGTCACACTGTTTGTGAAatcttgattaaaaaattctcgagaCAAAAATATTGCGCTTTTCGTGTGAATAAAAAACGTACCCTCCGAATTCATGCGAGTGAAGAAAAACACGGGTTAACGATGATCTTTTTCGTTATATTATGTGTGCACTTGGCGAATGTAAACGAAGAGAGTAGGGCAGATTGGAGTCGGCTAACTTGACACTATGAGTGGGACATCACACACGTTTTATTCGTGAGTGCAGTTGCAGTGATTGCCACGTGcttaaaatcataaataaataaaagcagCGAATACTCCGCAATCCCAGTTAGAACCGATAGTTTGTTAATGCAAACTGAGATAATATGTTATTGAAAGCCCTGAGACAATTACGCCTATCTTGACTGTAAGATAGTCAAGGCATTTTTCCTCATCTCTCGTGTGTATTCGTTCAGTTCCAGCAATTCCTGCAAATGTTCAATCTTGTCAACTGTGGTAAAAACGTGCTATTTCAAATTGTAGTTCATTCcgaataattatgattttgaATGTTTATTCAAAAGTGTTAGTGAAAATGACACCGGTTTTCTTCAACGATACTGAACCTGTAATCAATCTTTCCATGAAGTGTACCCCACAGATGACTCTGCAATTTAGCAGAATGTATTTTAATGCGTGAGGTATTGGTGCGATACATTCTTTGTTGTCTTCGCATGTGCTTACCTCCTATATTCTAAGTACTGCGTAGACGTCAAAAATTTATcactttttatataaattaaaaaattcaaccaaCCTACTTTGTGCCCCTCAGTTTTTTCGCTGAGGTGCATTTTGCCACTGGCAGATTTATATCGATTATGATCGTTCAATGTGACTGCCTGTGTCACCCACGCATTCCAAGCAGGCTGAAATCACCTTCAGGCTTTAACAGCACTTAGTCACTCTGCAGTACTTCATCGTACAAAGCCCCTGGTCGGCGTTCTtacacatatatatatgtattcttacacatatatatatgtgtatTTTGGACCACTTCCATATACTTTtctaattgtgaaaaaatattttaaaaatgtaggaggtatattttattcatttttcaaagtacCTATCTTACCATTTTTCATGCATGCCATAAACAATTTTacgaaattattaattcaaataGATTCCTTACCAGTGACTAAAAACTATCACGATGTAATAAGTCAAATATAATTTCACCATTATTAGGGCACATTATAAGCCTCTCGGAATGCTCCGATTTCCATATTCTCCCGAGTGGAGCTGTCAAACCGATTCGATGAATTTCACTCGTCTCCCATCATCAGATTAAATGCTAACTATGCGTGGCTGTTCTATAATCTATAAATGCGCAAACGCAGAGTTTAGAGATAAGGTCGTTATGATAACGTGCAGCCTGCGATgagaaaagtaaaaatattcagtggtTTAACTCTGTCTGAACAGTAAATACCGATGGAATCTCTAATTTTATtctatagaattttatttaacctTAGATCGCTTAGTTCATTGGATAGTTCACCAATTATGTGATGTATTGCTTTAAAAactatgataattaatttaaatgaataaattaaaatagcaTGTGTGtaaatttctaatatttttattggggaatatttttttaaagatacACATCCTAATGATTTTTAAGATTGATAAAAGCATCCATTGCAGACCTATTGAGTCAtacaattgttgaattttaatatCCATCTATATTTAGAATGTGATCATCGCTGTACAGTCGACGGGTAAGAGTATTATCGTTGCTGGGCAGTCACGCGTTACCGCAACAAAACCAAATAAAACGGTTTTTGGCGTTACTTTTAGTATATCCTACTAGTGCTTATTCCGGTGGATATAAGTATTTTTTAACCTCTCAGATGAATCTTGGTacggtgaaaaaaatcgagttgaaCGGTATACCAAGAGCTGGGAGAATTTAATAGCTGTAATGGAGGCCAAATTGTGTGTGAAAACAGAATAACCATTCACGAGTGGATACTAGGGTTTGAGTGGATTAACTCTGGTTGAATGAATGATGGGGGCCAGATGGGAGGCGAGAAAACACACAACTATTGTTCATGATGCTGTAAATGCGTCTGACGAAGATGGGGTCCAGGAATGTTGCAAATCTAGGCGACTTGTTGAAAGTGGGTGAGTTGTTGCTATCGCACCATATTTTCATCCATATTtttaaaccgaatatgcttTAAAAATTTGGAATCGGGTAGAGGAATCAACTCGCTTCATTAGAAATATTTGCATTGGTAGAGAAGACCggaggaaaattttactgCCATAACAATCTGACATTTCGAACAAATTATTGGGTTTTCTGCCCTTATTCTCAGAGCGACTA is a genomic window of Diachasmimorpha longicaudata isolate KC_UGA_2023 chromosome 16, iyDiaLong2, whole genome shotgun sequence containing:
- the Lmpt gene encoding uncharacterized protein Lmpt isoform X1, whose protein sequence is MTSRLWNTWTKEESELRSPVYRNDEDDNWSKNVHNRVPRDSSPPIHKNGQFNGNIIKVNYRLEPWMCNDLVRNDATLRHSKGSGSMTDDNDRVVGARLMNGKSSASNGSGIQVKYAADDLSELYDSSGFGNERKSCRIKRLTDKIENLEYKGRIESNGLQREHLKQENPFMLKDERTNCDFNPRRPSGRENESTFVSLVGKGYKDIYSQRFKYTKDLPDRQVKNTLNDTYSKCIIHDNNNKKFDEEHSHRRVNDDDSTGQFKKYERNIKEAQKDIDLVKKSRRNAVGNKLSRKSSFEYEPRSGQAIDKPFESSRSSPRNWDAGYDGDAVDNSLSRASNRDHHLANKSCEHGSEHVTNKYDAKMNDRHSRPLTPPTTLVNHEVSHNCTINSCVFSLKGPYNYFTKNKCKNKAHRTSCDSSCIDRELSRNSDDESPEGECTKRFSDNHRENRNNSNFTTIERNGATVIRIRKSSVSPVIRDEMKFNCPSSRAESEIISRQFTDEEEDSENCHDFFNNQKRESAESSQCHHLNLTVRITDLEDGQPCLECGETCPGFSPHNWRKNCTSCKCPKEAHDVCHEEWVSVRARLGLKGDGTNNYVGFEPRERGLAWAPPGLPPNKVEEYFSMLPEISVPRLGTLGERHRDRQLSTQLPKQDLARAYCRHLEPQHSASADDFMAARNEIALDIGTVQEVFERNHECGTCHESIKYGSLVIMASKLGQFYHPVCFKCTHCDELLVDLAYCVHDDALYCERHYAEELKPRCAACDELIFSGEYTKAMNKDWHSGHFCCWQCDESLTGQRYVLRDEHPYCIKCYESIFANGCEECNKIIGIDSKDLSYKDKHWHEACFLCHKCRVSLVDKQFGSKVDKIYCGNCYDAQFASRCDGCGEIFRAGTKKMEYKTRQWHEKCFCCVVCKNPIGLKSFIPREQEIYCAGCYEDKFATRCVKCNKIITSGGVTYKNEPWHRDCFTCTHCNNSLAGQRFTSRDDKPYCAECFGELFAKRCTSCTKPITGIGGTRFISFEDRHWHNDCFICAGCKTSLVGRGFITDAEDIICPECAKAKLTTE